AGCGTTTGTTATGACCCAGCTCTGAACTCCTTAATTTTAATTAGTTCTCGTTCTTGACCGTTTAATGGTTTAATCACTTTCCGTTGGATCAACACATCTAACTTCGCACCGTAATAGTCATGAACAAATTGTTTTGCCGCGAACTTTGTAACTGTTCCATAAATAGAATCTCCATTTTCCAATTTGGCTTCAAACTTACAGTGCTCTGGTAAGAAGCCAGATAAAATGAGTGTTATCTCTTCGTCATTTTCTACTATGTCCGTTGATTCAACTCTTTTTCGAGCTCTATGAATAAGGCGACTATCAAGGCAATATTCTTTTTCATCACCTACAACTCTTATCGTTGATTTCGCTTTATCTAAAACCTCAAAAAACTCTTTTAATGACTGAAGTACACGCTTATCAAGATTATTAACTAATTCTTCAAATAACATTTCATCATTCTGAGCTGATGTATTAATCATTTCTAATACATCATCCACTGTGTTCTTTAGCGCCGTCTCTGTAATTTCTATTTGATCCGTAACTTCGTCAAGTACAAAGCCAAAAGATCCCTTAACGACTTGAGTAACCATTAAATTAGAGTTTCTTTTTAAAGGAACCTTACCTCTTTCTCCTAATGTGCCGCTTTCTTTATTAGCAAATGTTTTATTAATTAACTTTTGAAATTTTTCAAGCGCACTCCCTGCAAAACTCGCAGAAATACCATGAGAACCTAAAACAGGCTCACCACCAAAAAATAGAGCAACACTAGCATTTGTAGAAATATTAGAGCCTAGCTCCTCAATCTCTGCAATTATTTCGTTTAAACGTTCTTTATATTGAAATTCACCAACAAAATCTCCGTACTCGACTGATTGATGAAGTAATTGTTCAACCGCATATTTATCAGCAGTTAAACTGTTTAATCGTAATTTACGAGGCATTGTTACCTCCTTTTTTAACTAATGAAGCTAAAAGCGCTTGCTCATCATCTACCAGTTCAATTTTCAACATACCTTTCCAAAGGTATGTATCTCTTTGATGAGAGAATAGACCAAACCAATAAGCTGTATCCGCTACTAACAGTTTAGATGACTTACCAAGATCTACATAGAATGCGTCACACTTGTACTTTTTTTTCAATTTCGGAGTGCTAAACATATCTTGATTCAAAAAGAAGAAGGTTCGCCATGCTTGCTCATCCATACCTACGGGACGCTCGGCAAATGTAACCAAATCAACATCATTAGGCGCTCCCCACGCGTTAATTCAACATTCTCGACAAAACTACCATCAATCCACTGAAAACCATCGACAATACCAATCGATTTAAGAGCGATACGATACTCCAAGAAACCGATTAGAATTTTTATTCGCTCAGGGCTTGTAGAAAAATGCTTAACAAAGTCAGCTAACGACACTGCATATGGTGCTTGGTTCGCTCGCCTTGCAGGACTATCACCTACAAATGGAGGAAGTACACCAGATTGTTCAAAAGCAGGAATCAAATCTAAATCCTAATAACGTTGTGAAATTTAAAATATTGCTAATATACTAAAATACAAAGAAAAAATCTTGCAATTCTGTAATTGATGAGATGTTCCAACATTTTTAGTAACGAAAGGGTCATAACGCCGCATTAAGGTGTGAGCGGCGATTGCCTATACTTTGAGCGAAGCGAAAACGGCAAGCGTTGCGAATCACTCTTAAATGCTTTGTTATGCATATCGTGCCACACCAAAGAAATGTACATTTAAATTGTTGACCCGTCTATCAGGCAAGGGTTCAAGATGCACATTCGGTTAAACAATGGAGCATATATGCTAACTGTCACTCAAATCGCAAATCAGTTCGGTGTTTCACATACCACTATTTTGTACTACGAAAAAGAAGAACTATTGATACCAGCTTACCGCTCTGAAAATGGGTATCGTTGGTATGGCGAAAAAGAGATTAAACGCTTAGAAGCGATCATCTCTTATCGTTCGTATGGACTGTCAGTTTCTAGTATTCGCTCGTTGCTCAACCGAGATGGAGAGTCTCAAGCCAAAATATTGAAAGACCACTTCAATGAACTGGAAAGATAAATCCAAAACTTACGAAGACAGCAGGAAGCTGTTGTCATGTTGCTTCAAGAACCAAGTCTATTAGAGGAAAACATTGTGAATAAAGAACGTTGGGTAGAAATCATGGTTGCTGCAGGTTTTACTGAAACTGATATGGTCAAGTGGCACCAGAAATTTGAAGAACTTGAACCACTAGAGCACCAAAAATTCCTTGAATCTCTAGGCATTTCTAGCGATGAAATAACTACGATTCGAGCTCTCTAGCACCTAAATAGCCTCAAGGATGAGGCTATTATGCATAACGCCCAATTAACTTGCGCAGCAACGCAATACGATGGTTCTGCATTGCACCGTAACCACTAAAACTGATTAGAAGTAAAAATGCCACCCGTTGCAAGTCAGGTTGAATTGTTTGTTATGTGCGTACTTCGCCATTAACTGAACTAAGATATCCTACTAATGCTTTGGATCTTGACTTGGATATGTACAACCCTACAGGATGGCACAACACAATAGCTAAAATGAAAAAGCTCAGAGCAACATTTCCGTAGACAAAGCCAACAGCCACATTAATTGAAAGCCCTAGCATTACTACGATATACCGCCAATATTCAATTTTGAGTTCGTAAGTATTTAGCTCAGTATTGTGAATTATTAATACTGGGAAAGATAATAGAGAAAGATTGACAAAGATGCCTTTGTTACGCATTTTTTCTTTAAAACCGCGTTTTAGTAACTCTTCTAATAACTGATTCATTCGAAATCCTTTTAGAACCTTGTAGCACATAACGCCCAATTAAGTAGCTGACAACGCTACCAATATACTTAAACCTACCACCGAAATCACTGAAACCAATCCGAACTGGAAATGCCAAGCGTTGGCAGTCTGCTTAAATTGCTTGTTATGTTCGTAGCCATTTGTACATGATGTAGCTATCAACCAATCCTAGCTGACCATGATTGTATGCCTTAGGTATTGTGCCAATAATAGAGAAACCGAGCTTTTCCCAAAGCATAACCGCTACTTTATTAGTCGACACCACACTATTAAATTGCATAGCATCAAAGCCAAATTCAACTGCTTTCTTTTGTGAGTCCTCACACATAAGACGAGCAATACCTTTGCCTCTAGCTTCACTTGATACCATATAGCCACAGTTACAAATATGACTACTTGGACCCATAGCATTTGGCTTAATGTAATAAGTACCGAGAACAACGTCATTTTCAACAAACACATAAGCTTTTAATGGCATTTCACACCACAAGGAATAAGCATCTTCCAAGGTCATATTTGGGTCAAATGCATAAGTTTCTTGGGCTTGAATCACCATAGAAAACGTTGACCAGAATGACTCAAAGTCAAATTTTGTAATTTCCCTAATCATGAAATTCCTCCCGAGAACATAACGCCGCGTTAAGTAGTGAGCAACGCGACCACTTTACCTAAACCATTGCACCATAAACACAATACTCAGCCTAAACTGAGAATGCCGAGCGTTGGGAATCTGTCTTAAACGCCTTGTTATACGCGTTACAACGGTTTAGTTAAGAAACTTTCCATTCGTTCAAACTCAACTGGTGACAAGTCACACTGAAACATATACTTGTCATTGCCTAGTGTATGCAATTCAGCAAGGTATCCAGTAAAGTAATTATGATGATTACTCTCCCTTAAACTGATTAGACGCAATACAGTACCTGGCTTTATCGCCCATCCTGTAACGTCTCCAGCGCGGTAGTAGAGCCAACCATCACTTCGACTTAAGTAAATTGAATGTGTAGTACGTTTTTTATAGCCTTTAGTCTTGAAAAAAACACCTATACAACGCCACTAACGGCTGAAAACCTAACTTAGTTTCTATCTGCCACTAGAATGATTCCATTTATGGACCCCACCATATAGCTTATAACGCCGCGTTAAGTAGTGAGCAACGCCACCACCATACTTAAACCATTGTGCCGTAAACACTAAAGCTGAATCAAACCCAAAATGCCGAGCGTTGAGAATCTGTCTTAAACGCTTTGTTATGCCGATACTACCAACTACCGCACAACTGGCTCTCACAAGGGCTACCATCATTGTCACCATCAATTTTAACTCCGGGACAGTTTGACAAGTAAAACTTGGCTTCATCACAAGATACCATCTGGCTGCAATAAGTTTTACCTTGGCAGTTAAAGCCCATATTTTCATATGCTGGATTTAACTTTGGCTCTATTACAAAGATATATAAAACTGCACCTAAAAAACCAACAATAAGTGCAAGGAGTATAATTGAAAAAGGGTTGCTTTTTTGGGGTTCGACACCAACCAACTGTGCAATCGAAGCGCTTGGCTTAGAGGTATTCTCCGCAAGTTGAAATTCTACTTTATCTCCAACTTGTGGTCGGCGAAAACCCTTTTTGAATTTGGATACATGAACAAAAATGTCACCATTGAGATTGTCAGACTTTATAAAACCAAAACCTCTATCATCAACCCAGCGAACGATTTTCCCTTTCATATATCCTCCATTTTCTTATAGCGGCATAACGCCGCGTTAAGTAGTGAGCAACGCCTCCACCTAACCTGAACCATTGCACCGAAAACACCAAAGCTGACTTAAACTGAAAATGCCGAGCGTTGGGAATCTGCCTTAAACGCCTTGTTATGTTGAAGACGGTGATTCATTTTTTAGCAATAATCTACAATGACATACATACCCAGGTAATTTTTCCTTACCTTAAGTATAACTTCATTGCCCTCTTGCTGGCTCAACCAAAACTTTTTAGAAACGTAGAAGCCCAAGTGCCCATAAAGCTCATGATCAACACTCAATACATACCTCGTACCACCTCTATATACAGATTCAGTTGTTTTATTTAATACCTGTGTTGTTGTTTTAAATGATTGCCCTACTGATGTGTGTAAACTAATTAGACCTACAATACTTAAAATCACAAATAGATAGACTGAAGGACCTTGTCTTTGAAAAAAGTTCCTTTTATCAACAGGGATATAATACATTTCTGACGCACTTCGTCGCTTATGAACAATAAAGCCTACACATAAACTAACAACAGCTGTGACAACGATTAATTCGAATCCAAAAAAAACCTTACGCTGAACAATCATGCTGATCATCGCCGCTGCAAGCATTAAGAAAGGATGCTTTAATAATCTTATATTTTGGATGTTAACCTCTCCATTTACATAACGCCCTGTTAAGGTGTGAGCGACGCCATACCGATGTTTCCGCAAACCACCTTAAACACTTAACGCAACGCATAGTAAAAATGCCACGCGTTGCGAATCACTCTTAAACAGATTGTTAAATTACTATTCACTGTTACGTGTTGTTGCCCATTTTTGGTCTGCTTCAGCATCAATAAACTCAGCGAGACCAACCATATCGATACCTAGTTGCAATAGCCATTGAAAATCAATTTTAGGCTGGGTATACCGACGCTTAAGGAGTTGTTCATAACTAGTATCTTTATATACACTAAGTCGCTGAAGGTATTGCTCAGAACAGTGTCCATCACTATGTTGGATTACGTTTCTCACTTCCACAAGGTCATGTACAATAGGTAATTCAACTGGTGACTTTTTAGAATGAATGCCTATATGGAAAAGTTTCTGAAAACTATCGACCCTCTTAGGGTACGCACTCATTGCATGCTCTAAGATTTTCCTTTGAATTAGATTATCTTTAATGTCTTCTAAGTCGCCTAAGTCAAAAATCTCTTTGTTACTGAGCTGCTTTTGGTCGTTAGCAAGTAGTTCAACATTCCTCCACAGAATGTCTTCTGTGATCTCATTTAGGAAAATTTCAAAATTTGTAGCTAATTGAGACACTGAATGATTGAAAAGATTTCTAGATAAGTTTCTAGATATCGAGTCAAAGTTTTTATCTTTAATCGTTATTTTTGGTGTCGGAAGCTCGTTGGAGTTATTACTCTGACGTTTTCTAGGAGCAAAAAGTTGAGGCTTAACTGAATAGTCAGAAATAGGCATTTTACTCCCAATATGACTAAACAGAAGAACCTCGCTTATATAGTTAACCCATTCAGTTGTCCTGATACAAAAGTCATCCAAAGCATCTGACTTTTCACCGAGCGGCTCGATTTTAAATGGAAGCGTAATGTCAGTGATATCCACTGTGTTTATATTTAATCCCTTAGCCAAATTTTCCTCCTGTAATTTAACGCCGCGTTAAGTGGCGAGCAACGCTACCACCAGACCTAAACCATTGTGCCATAAACACTGAAACTGACCTAAAACTCAAAGTGCCAAGCGTTGGGAGTCCGTCTTTAACGCTTTGTTATGTGGTTCTAGGCGCAAACATTATGATTGCCATTCCAAGTAGTGCCACTGAAGCTCCCACAATGTCCCAGAGAGTCGGGCGAATACCATCGACAACCCACAACCAAAGAATAGCGACAAAGATATAAACTCCACCATACGCGGCATACACTCGACCTGCAGCCGTTGGATGAAGCGAAAGCAACCAAGCAAATAGAGCCAGACAGAAAGCAGCAGGTACAAGAAGCCAAACAGATTTATCTTCTTTGAGCCAAAGGTAAGGTAGGTAGCACCCTAATATTTCAGCGATTGCTGTTACAAAGAATAAGCCTATTGTTTTAATTTCTAACACCTGAAAATCCTATTTTTACTGCAAACACATAACGCCGCATTAAGTGGTGAACAACGCGACCACCCACCTTTAAACCTTGCCACATAAAGCACTAAAGTCGACCTAAACTGAAATTGCCAAGCGTTGAGAATCCGCCTTAAATGCTTTGTTATGTGCGTTGCTAAAATCTTGCTATGTGACGTTTATACTTTTCTTCACGCCAGCACCAAATCAGAAAACTTACAGGAATAGCACCAATAGAGCCCCAAACACCACTCATTAATACATCGGTAGTTTGAGCCCAACCCCAAGCCGCTTCTGACAGGAACAATGGTTCAATACTCCGACCTATCATCATACCTAAAACCGCAGGAAAAGAAGTACGGACAGTAAAGCTAAGACTCCCCTTTTGTCTCTCTAGCTTCCACTTCGAGAACTCGATATCTGGGTCTTTCATTATCTCCTCCGTAAGATATTCGCCCTGAGCACATAACGCCGCGTTAAGTAGTGAGCAACGCCACCACCCTATCTAAAACCTTGCCACCTTAAACACTAAAGCTGACCCAAACTGAAAATGCCGAGCGTTGGGAATCTGTCTTAAACGCTTTGTTATGTTTTAGTAGCCTCGATCTCATTGCCAGCAATAGTACACAAAACCAAACCACTTTCCTTTTCGCTAGAGCTAATAATGAGCGTCCCAAATGAATCCCAAACTGAGCTTTTACCACAAGTTTTCCAGCCACCTGTTTCTGAGATGTGGTTGCTTAGAAGTACTGGAACTCGTTGCTCTAAAGCAATTTCGGATAGGATTGTAGAATCAGGGGTAAAGCCATTACCAGAAATTAGAGCACTTACAACATAAGCATCTGCACCGAGCTTTTTAGCCCGCAGAGAATGTTCCGGTGTTATAAAGTCGGCACAAATAGCCAATGCTATTTGATGCCCATTCACAGTAAAGAAGTAATCCGTCGCCCCAAAAGAACAATACTTATCTTCGCCTTCATGCAGATATTGCTTTGAATAAAATTGGACTGAGCCATCGGGAAAACAAACTACCGCACCTATTGTTGGCTTTGAGGAGTTGTTAGCTTTTAGCGGACAACCTGCAATAACTATAATCTCATTTTCAACTGACGCTTGAGAGAGTTCTTTAAAACTCAACGGCTCAGCCGAAAACGCTAGCTCAGAAACCAAATCTAACTCATAGCCCGTCAATGATAATTCCGGAAAAACGACAACATCAGCTTTGTAAGAAGATGATTCCTCGATCATTTTAATGTGATTTTCAATATTTCCACATAAGTCGCCTCTCACGATCGGGATTTGAGCCAAGCTTATAGTTACACCAGTTTCCAAGTTTCCTCCTTAAAACATAACGCCGCATTAAGGTGTGAGCAACGCTACCACGAAACCCAACCATACCACCGTAAACACAAAACCCACGATGGAATGAAAATTGCCAAGCGTTGGGAATCACTCTTAAATGCTTTGTTATGTGATTTCTATTTTGGGCAGTTAAAGGATATTGGTACTTTGAATGCAACACGCGATGAAAGAGTTTCTTTTGAGTTATTACCACCATTCACTGACGCAAACCCCATTACAGAGATTTTACCTTCTCCGTTACTTGTATCCTCAGTAATTACTGCCACATCGAACTCAACCTCTTGCATCCTAGTGCCATTTTTAGAGTGCTCGTTTGTAAATGTGCCTCCATTTGGTTTCGCATTAATTGCGCAGCCATATTCTGAAGATTGCTTTTGAGCGTCACTTACGCCTTTTGATATCATCAACAAAGTCTGTGATACAAACCTATCTAGTTCCATAATTTTTTCTCGTTTATCGTTAGCACATAACGCCGCGTTAAGTGGTGAGCAACGCTACCACTGCACTCAAGACATTATGCCATAAACACTGATGCATATCTTTGAACTGAAGCCGCCGAGCGTTGGGAATCCGTCTTAAACGCTTTGTTATGTATACCATTCATACTATGTTACAGCCTATGACAATTATCTGACACCGCCACCCAGAAAACTGAGCAAGATATCAGGTATTTAGCATGCTACTTGGGAGTAGTTGTGAATAACAAAAGCAATGTTATCGGCGAAGCAATACGAGACCACAAATATAGGTGTGACCATGTTTATGTGGCTTACTCCCCAAGTACAGACCTATTTAAGATAGGTATTAGCTCCGCACCACGAAACCGTATAACTTCTATTCGAGCATCAGGGGTTGGAGGAGTTAAAGACTGGGAATTCCATTGTGTCTACAACGTTGGATCTATAAGAGCTTTCAACATTGAGAAGGAAGTAGCACGGCAACTACGACGTTATAATGTGCATGCAAAATATCTGAAGCACTGCCATACGGAGTATTCTACTGAGCTTTACC
This Vibrio gallaecicus DNA region includes the following protein-coding sequences:
- a CDS encoding cold shock domain-containing protein, which encodes MKGKIVRWVDDRGFGFIKSDNLNGDIFVHVSKFKKGFRRPQVGDKVEFQLAENTSKPSASIAQLVGVEPQKSNPFSIILLALIVGFLGAVLYIFVIEPKLNPAYENMGFNCQGKTYCSQMVSCDEAKFYLSNCPGVKIDGDNDGSPCESQLCGSW
- a CDS encoding YnfA family protein, with protein sequence MLEIKTIGLFFVTAIAEILGCYLPYLWLKEDKSVWLLVPAAFCLALFAWLLSLHPTAAGRVYAAYGGVYIFVAILWLWVVDGIRPTLWDIVGASVALLGMAIIMFAPRTT
- a CDS encoding carbon-nitrogen hydrolase family protein, which encodes METGVTISLAQIPIVRGDLCGNIENHIKMIEESSSYKADVVVFPELSLTGYELDLVSELAFSAEPLSFKELSQASVENEIIVIAGCPLKANNSSKPTIGAVVCFPDGSVQFYSKQYLHEGEDKYCSFGATDYFFTVNGHQIALAICADFITPEHSLRAKKLGADAYVVSALISGNGFTPDSTILSEIALEQRVPVLLSNHISETGGWKTCGKSSVWDSFGTLIISSSEKESGLVLCTIAGNEIEATKT
- a CDS encoding GNAT family N-acetyltransferase, which codes for MIREITKFDFESFWSTFSMVIQAQETYAFDPNMTLEDAYSLWCEMPLKAYVFVENDVVLGTYYIKPNAMGPSSHICNCGYMVSSEARGKGIARLMCEDSQKKAVEFGFDAMQFNSVVSTNKVAVMLWEKLGFSIIGTIPKAYNHGQLGLVDSYIMYKWLRT
- a CDS encoding GIY-YIG nuclease family protein, whose amino-acid sequence is MNNKSNVIGEAIRDHKYRCDHVYVAYSPSTDLFKIGISSAPRNRITSIRASGVGGVKDWEFHCVYNVGSIRAFNIEKEVARQLRRYNVHAKYLKHCHTEYSTELYQCDIKLIKAAFKTMNVLVPISSDILRKKFVEFVPQMNFLKWINLNRKNVGLSPLSLMQLKQSAFFTIPKSANLG
- a CDS encoding DUF6932 family protein is translated as MIPAFEQSGVLPPFVGDSPARRANQAPYAVSLADFVKHFSTSPERIKILIGFLEYRIALKSIGIVDGFQWIDGSFVENVELTRGERLMMLIWLHLPSVP
- a CDS encoding DUF6932 family protein, which produces MVTFAERPVGMDEQAWRTFFFLNQDMFSTPKLKKKYKCDAFYVDLGKSSKLLVADTAYWFGLFSHQRDTYLWKGMLKIELVDDEQALLASLVKKGGNNAS